From Microlunatus capsulatus, a single genomic window includes:
- a CDS encoding ABC transporter ATP-binding protein produces the protein MNDPLLQVSGLKVHFPIKRGLVFDRTVGHVRAVDGVDLTVQRGQTYGLVGESGCGKSTLGRAILRLEEPTEGQVLFDGQDLRALGAEPLRKMRRRMQMVFQDPLSSLDPRASVESLLTEPLTVHGLSEADREQFGRDSAKSHAAKASSMLDVVGLPGSALAKYPHEFSGGQRQRIGIARAMILNPELVIADEPVSALDVSVQAQVINLLEGLQDLLGLTYLVIAHDLAVVRHISDVIGVMYLGTVVEQADSDDLYAEPLHPYTIALMSAIPIPDPDVEDRRERILLRGDLPSPADPPSGCRFHTRCPFRQATRCDTEVPALRPVEGAAGRLVACHWAEEIRSGAVHVADPTLLVEPDVPAPAARA, from the coding sequence GTGAACGACCCGCTGCTGCAGGTGTCCGGGCTGAAGGTGCACTTCCCGATCAAGCGCGGGCTGGTCTTCGACCGGACGGTGGGCCACGTCCGCGCCGTCGACGGCGTCGACCTGACGGTCCAGCGCGGCCAGACCTACGGGCTGGTGGGGGAGTCCGGCTGCGGGAAGTCCACGCTCGGCCGGGCGATCCTGCGGCTGGAGGAGCCGACCGAGGGCCAGGTGCTGTTCGACGGGCAGGACCTGCGGGCACTGGGCGCCGAGCCGCTGCGCAAGATGCGCCGCCGGATGCAGATGGTCTTCCAGGACCCGCTGTCCAGCCTCGACCCGCGGGCCTCGGTCGAGAGCCTGCTCACCGAGCCGCTGACCGTGCACGGGCTGTCGGAGGCCGACCGGGAGCAGTTCGGCCGCGACTCCGCCAAGAGCCACGCGGCCAAGGCGTCCTCGATGCTCGACGTCGTCGGCCTGCCCGGCTCGGCGCTGGCCAAGTACCCGCACGAGTTCTCCGGGGGCCAGCGGCAGCGGATCGGCATCGCCCGGGCGATGATCCTCAACCCCGAGCTGGTCATCGCCGACGAGCCCGTCAGCGCCCTCGACGTCTCGGTGCAGGCGCAGGTCATCAACCTGCTGGAGGGCCTGCAGGACCTGCTGGGCCTCACCTACCTGGTGATCGCGCACGACCTGGCCGTCGTCCGGCACATCAGCGACGTCATCGGCGTCATGTACCTCGGCACCGTCGTCGAGCAGGCCGACAGCGACGACCTCTACGCCGAGCCGTTGCACCCGTACACGATCGCGCTGATGTCGGCGATCCCCATCCCCGACCCCGACGTCGAGGACCGGCGCGAGCGCATCCTGCTCCGCGGGGACCTGCCGAGCCCGGCCGACCCGCCCTCGGGCTGCCGGTTCCACACCCGCTGCCCGTTCCGGCAGGCCACCCGGTGCGACACGGAGGTGCCGGCGCTCCGCCCCGTCGAGGGCGCGGCCGGCCGGCTGGTCGCCTGCCACTGGGCCGAGGAGATCCGCAGCGGGGCCGTGCACGTCGCCGACCCGACGCTGCTGGTCGAGCCGGACGTCCCCGCGCCGGCCGCCCGGGCCTGA
- a CDS encoding ABC transporter ATP-binding protein codes for MTTSSTGVQDRTLVRRSARGPVDRNEVLLQVEDLRVTFQRRGGPATRAVDGVSFAVRPGEVVGIVGESGSGKSVTSMAVMGLLPTRGVQVSGKALYRGRDLLTLPPAELSDLRGRELAMVFQDPMSSLNPVVPVGTQVTEVLRRHQDISRSDARDEAEDLLRRCGIPDPGRRLKEYPHQLSGGMRQRALIAIALACKPALLICDEPTTALDVTIQAQVLELLKELVNDLGTAMVMITHDLGVVAGLCDVVNVMYAGRVVESAPRRELFGHPRHRYTEGLLSSIPRLDAPRGEPLRPIPGTPRDVLGWDQGCAFAPRCRHAADDCVVPDLPLEPMGRLGHQVRCVHPAPEDPAPVGTELSGPAGAGAPETSDSSAADREERR; via the coding sequence ATGACCACGTCCAGCACGGGCGTCCAGGACCGCACCCTGGTCCGCCGCTCGGCCCGCGGGCCGGTCGACCGCAACGAGGTGCTGCTGCAGGTCGAGGACCTGCGGGTCACCTTCCAGCGCCGCGGCGGCCCGGCCACCCGCGCCGTCGACGGCGTCTCGTTCGCCGTCCGGCCCGGCGAGGTCGTCGGGATCGTGGGGGAGTCCGGCAGCGGCAAGTCCGTCACCTCGATGGCGGTGATGGGACTGCTGCCCACCCGCGGCGTCCAGGTCAGCGGCAAGGCGCTCTACCGCGGCCGCGACCTGCTCACCCTGCCGCCCGCCGAGCTGTCCGACCTGCGCGGCCGCGAGCTGGCGATGGTCTTCCAGGACCCGATGAGCTCGCTCAACCCCGTCGTGCCGGTCGGCACCCAGGTCACCGAGGTGCTGCGGCGGCACCAGGACATCAGCCGGTCCGACGCCCGGGACGAGGCCGAGGACCTGCTCCGGCGCTGCGGCATCCCCGACCCGGGCCGCCGGCTCAAGGAGTACCCGCACCAGCTCTCCGGCGGCATGCGGCAGCGCGCGCTGATCGCCATCGCCCTGGCCTGCAAGCCGGCCCTGCTGATCTGCGACGAGCCGACGACGGCGCTCGACGTCACCATCCAGGCCCAGGTGCTCGAGCTGCTCAAGGAGCTCGTGAACGACCTGGGGACGGCGATGGTGATGATCACCCACGACCTCGGCGTCGTCGCCGGGCTGTGCGACGTCGTCAACGTGATGTACGCCGGCCGGGTCGTGGAGTCCGCGCCGCGGCGGGAGCTGTTCGGGCACCCGCGGCACCGCTACACCGAGGGCCTGCTGAGCTCGATCCCGCGGCTGGACGCGCCTCGCGGCGAGCCGCTGCGGCCGATCCCCGGCACCCCGCGCGACGTGCTGGGCTGGGACCAGGGCTGCGCCTTCGCGCCCCGCTGCCGGCACGCCGCCGACGACTGCGTCGTCCCCGACCTGCCGCTGGAGCCGATGGGCCGGCTGGGCCACCAGGTGCGCTGCGTGCACCCGGCCCCGGAGGACCCGGCGCCCGTGGGGACCGAGCTGTCCGGACCAGCTGGGGCCGGGGCACCGGAGACGTCGGACAGCTCGGCTGCGGACCGGGAGGAGCGACGGTGA
- a CDS encoding ABC transporter permease: protein MTALDTLQPERPQALAQLMGDGGADDRGTSLWRGAFQRLRRNPSAVVGAVIVALFVLVAVFAPLLTPYRAASTEWIEQVTPSSVPGRSAEHLLGLDPFGSDLLTQLLYGARASLVIGVVSTALGLLGGAVLGTLAGGLGGWVDTVVMRVVDILLSIPSLLLAVSIAAVLGQRPSAIMIAIGAAQVPIFARLLRGSMLAQRGQDYVLASVSLGLRKRTIVMSHVLPNSLGPVIVQATLTLATAIIEVAALSYLGLGAPDPATAEWGRMLVKAQDRLQSDPHLALLPGVCIAITALGFTLFGEALREALDPKSRR, encoded by the coding sequence GTGACCGCGCTCGACACGCTGCAGCCCGAGCGGCCGCAGGCGCTGGCCCAGCTGATGGGCGACGGCGGGGCCGACGACCGCGGCACCAGCCTGTGGCGGGGCGCCTTCCAGCGGCTGCGCCGCAACCCGAGCGCCGTCGTCGGTGCCGTCATCGTGGCCCTGTTCGTCCTGGTGGCGGTGTTCGCCCCGCTGCTCACCCCGTACCGGGCCGCCAGCACCGAGTGGATCGAGCAGGTGACGCCCAGCAGCGTCCCCGGTCGCTCCGCGGAGCACCTGCTGGGGCTGGACCCCTTCGGCTCCGACCTGCTCACCCAGCTGCTCTACGGCGCCCGGGCCTCGCTGGTCATCGGGGTCGTCTCCACCGCCCTCGGGCTGCTGGGCGGGGCGGTGCTCGGCACCCTGGCCGGCGGCCTCGGCGGCTGGGTCGACACCGTCGTCATGCGGGTCGTCGACATCCTGCTGTCCATCCCGTCGCTGCTGCTCGCGGTGAGCATCGCCGCGGTGCTGGGGCAGCGGCCCAGCGCGATCATGATCGCCATCGGCGCCGCGCAGGTGCCGATCTTCGCCCGCCTGCTGCGCGGCTCGATGCTGGCCCAGCGCGGCCAGGACTACGTGCTGGCCTCGGTGTCGCTGGGGCTGAGGAAGCGCACCATCGTCATGAGCCACGTGCTGCCCAACTCCCTCGGCCCGGTCATCGTCCAGGCGACGCTGACGCTGGCCACGGCGATCATCGAGGTCGCCGCCCTGTCCTACCTGGGGCTGGGCGCACCCGATCCGGCCACCGCCGAGTGGGGCCGGATGCTCGTCAAGGCCCAGGACCGGCTGCAGAGCGACCCGCACCTGGCGCTGCTGCCCGGCGTCTGCATCGCGATCACCGCCCTGGGATTCACGCTCTTCGGCGAGGCGCTGCGCGAGGCGCTGGACCCGAAGTCGAGGAGATGA
- a CDS encoding ABC transporter permease, with translation MLRFTIRRLLLLVPVLFGLSVLLFAWVRALPGDPARALLAEKATPEAIAAVNAQYGFDKPLVTQYLTYTGRLLQGDFGNSPRTGLPVLGTFFERFPATVELSVAALLFAVVLGIPVGYLAATRAGGWLDRVFVAGSLLGVVVPVFVLAYLLKIVFAVGLPGPLGVLAVLPTSGRQDPRIDATHVTNFYVLDGLLTREWDASWNALTHLVLPGIALGCIPLAIIVRMTRASVIDVLNEDYVRTARSKGLARGLITRRHVLRNAMLPVTTTIGLQTGALLAGAVLTESVFAFNGIGSYLFDAISGLDFAVLQGFILFIAVIYALINLVVDLLYGVIDPRLRAA, from the coding sequence GTGCTGAGGTTCACGATCCGTCGTCTGCTGCTGCTGGTCCCGGTGCTGTTCGGGCTCAGCGTGCTGCTCTTCGCCTGGGTGCGGGCGCTGCCCGGCGACCCCGCCCGGGCGCTGCTGGCCGAGAAGGCCACCCCGGAGGCCATCGCCGCCGTCAACGCCCAGTACGGCTTCGACAAGCCGCTGGTCACGCAGTACCTGACCTACACGGGCCGGCTGCTGCAGGGCGACTTCGGCAACTCCCCGCGCACCGGCCTGCCGGTGCTGGGCACGTTCTTCGAGCGCTTCCCGGCCACCGTCGAGCTGAGCGTGGCGGCGCTGCTGTTCGCCGTCGTCCTCGGCATCCCGGTCGGCTACCTGGCCGCCACCCGCGCGGGCGGCTGGCTGGACCGCGTCTTCGTGGCCGGCTCGCTGCTGGGCGTGGTGGTGCCGGTGTTCGTGCTGGCCTACCTGCTCAAGATCGTCTTCGCGGTCGGGCTGCCCGGCCCGCTCGGCGTGCTCGCGGTGCTGCCCACGTCAGGCCGCCAGGACCCCCGCATCGACGCCACCCACGTGACGAACTTCTACGTGCTCGACGGCCTGCTGACCCGGGAGTGGGACGCGTCCTGGAACGCCCTCACCCACCTGGTGCTGCCGGGCATCGCGCTGGGCTGCATCCCGCTGGCGATCATCGTCCGGATGACGCGGGCGTCGGTGATCGACGTGCTCAACGAGGACTACGTCCGCACCGCCCGCTCCAAGGGCCTGGCCCGCGGGCTGATCACCCGCCGGCACGTGCTGCGCAACGCCATGCTCCCGGTCACCACGACGATCGGCCTGCAGACCGGGGCGCTGCTGGCCGGGGCGGTGCTGACGGAGTCGGTGTTCGCCTTCAACGGCATCGGCTCGTACCTCTTCGACGCCATCAGCGGGCTGGACTTCGCCGTGCTGCAGGGCTTCATCCTCTTCATCGCCGTCATCTACGCGCTCATCAACCTCGTCGTGGACCTCCTCTACGGCGTCATCGACCCGCGGCTGCGTGCCGCGTGA
- a CDS encoding ABC transporter substrate-binding protein → MTIPSTFKKTMAVLASLATVTALASCAQSERDAGSDTSADAGSNATFVFAASSDPVMLDPAMASDGETFRISRQIFEGLVGAKPGTTDVEPLLATKWTPSEDGKTYTFDLREGVKFSDGTDFNGEAVCANFDRWYNWTGVNQSENISYYYNSLFKGFKSGKTGGIYDSCEAPSATQAVVTLNKPFAGFVQAMTLPAFSMQSPEALTQYNADKTEGTDTDPRFSEYATAHPTGTGPYLFDTWDRGQQVTLKANPDYWGEKAKTATVIVRTISDAKARTQELQAGNIDGYDLVGPADVQPLKDDGFQIVNRPAFNILYLGMNQKNKALQDVRVRQAITYAIDRAAVVKSSLPEGSEPAIEFIPPTVEGYNDQVEAYPYDLDKAKQLLADAGQSDLELKFAYPTGVSRPYMPAPEDTFAVIKSQLEKAGIKVTPVAAKWSPDYLDMIQGDAGVDKHDIHLLGWTGDYNDPDNFLGVFFGRKSSEWGFDNQKLFKDLAAARELPTREEQIPAYSAINSEIADYAPGVPLAHPAPSLAFAPGVQGFVASPVQDEVWNNVTVSK, encoded by the coding sequence TTGACCATCCCCAGCACCTTCAAGAAGACGATGGCGGTGCTCGCCTCCCTGGCCACCGTCACCGCCCTCGCGTCCTGCGCGCAGAGCGAGCGCGACGCCGGCTCCGACACCAGCGCCGACGCGGGCAGCAACGCCACGTTCGTGTTCGCCGCGTCCTCCGACCCGGTCATGCTCGACCCGGCCATGGCCAGCGACGGCGAGACCTTCCGCATCTCCCGGCAGATCTTCGAGGGCCTCGTCGGGGCCAAGCCCGGCACCACCGACGTCGAGCCGCTGCTCGCGACGAAGTGGACCCCCTCGGAGGACGGCAAGACCTACACCTTCGACCTGCGGGAGGGCGTGAAGTTCTCCGACGGCACCGACTTCAACGGCGAGGCCGTCTGCGCCAACTTCGACCGCTGGTACAACTGGACCGGCGTCAACCAGTCCGAGAACATCAGCTACTACTACAACTCGCTGTTCAAGGGCTTCAAGAGCGGCAAGACCGGCGGCATCTACGACAGCTGCGAGGCGCCCAGCGCCACCCAGGCCGTCGTCACGCTGAACAAGCCCTTCGCCGGGTTCGTGCAGGCGATGACCCTGCCCGCGTTCTCGATGCAGAGCCCCGAGGCGCTGACGCAGTACAACGCCGACAAGACCGAGGGCACCGACACCGACCCGCGGTTCTCCGAGTACGCGACGGCGCACCCCACGGGCACCGGCCCCTACCTGTTCGACACCTGGGACCGCGGCCAGCAGGTCACGCTCAAGGCCAACCCCGACTACTGGGGCGAGAAGGCCAAGACGGCGACCGTGATCGTGCGGACGATCAGCGACGCCAAGGCCCGCACCCAGGAGCTGCAGGCCGGCAACATCGACGGCTACGACCTCGTCGGCCCCGCCGACGTGCAGCCGCTGAAGGACGACGGCTTCCAGATCGTCAACCGGCCGGCCTTCAACATCCTGTACCTGGGCATGAACCAGAAGAACAAGGCCCTGCAGGACGTCCGCGTGCGCCAGGCCATCACCTACGCGATCGACCGGGCCGCCGTGGTCAAGTCCTCGCTGCCGGAGGGCTCCGAGCCGGCCATCGAGTTCATCCCGCCGACGGTCGAGGGCTACAACGACCAGGTCGAGGCCTACCCCTACGACCTGGACAAGGCCAAGCAGCTGCTGGCCGATGCCGGGCAGTCCGACCTCGAGCTGAAGTTCGCCTACCCGACCGGGGTCTCCCGGCCCTACATGCCGGCCCCCGAGGACACCTTCGCGGTGATCAAGAGCCAGCTGGAGAAGGCCGGCATCAAGGTCACGCCGGTGGCGGCCAAGTGGAGCCCGGACTACCTCGACATGATCCAGGGCGACGCGGGGGTCGACAAGCACGACATCCACCTGCTCGGCTGGACCGGCGACTACAACGACCCGGACAACTTCCTCGGCGTCTTCTTCGGCCGCAAGTCCTCCGAGTGGGGCTTCGACAACCAGAAGCTGTTCAAGGACCTGGCAGCGGCCCGCGAGCTGCCGACGCGGGAGGAGCAGATCCCGGCGTACTCCGCCATCAACTCCGAGATCGCCGACTACGCCCCGGGCGTCCCGCTGGCCCACCCCGCCCCGTCGCTGGCCTTCGCGCCCGGCGTCCAGGGCTTCGTGGCCAGCCCCGTCCAGGACGAGGTGTGGAACAACGTCACCGTCAGCAAGTGA